The region TAAATGGCACCGAAGGGAATCGTGTGTCTTAAACAGAAGGCTTTACTTTTCTCAATGTCAATTTCGTCCACTATGCTTGTTTTCAGTGCATCTCCGACGCTTTTTCTTGTTTCAGCAGAAAATAGTCTCCTTACTGGTGTTTTTGCCACGATTGTGGCGATTTTGTATGCATATTTTTTGATGAACTTCTTTACGTCTCTTATCCTGACCATGTATCCCTTCGAAACCAACCACTTCGCAAGGTTAAATGTCTGGTCGTTGGGTCCAAATCCGTGATCGGATGCGAGAAAAACGATTGTATCTTCTGAGAGCATATTCAAGATGTTTCCAAGAATTCTATCTATTCTCTGCCAGAATTTAACGAACTCGTCTTTATACCTTGGCGACGTTTCCGGATCAAACATTGGATGGTTTTCATCTATGTGCCTCCAGATTATGTGCTGCATCCAGTCAGTTACCGAAAAAACGAGGAAGAGCAGATCCCATTCTTCGTTTTCGACCAAGTATTGTACCCATTTTTCAAATTTGCTCAGGAATTCATTCAAGTCGTAAATGAAAAGATCGAGATTCTCGTATTTTTTGTTGTGATAGTCAACATAAATTTCATACGGGCTTTCAATTTTTTCGAGTTCCTTTTTTAGAGATTGCGGATACGAAACCTCGTCATCAGGAGAAGACCCCAACCCAGAAATCATAAAGCCGTTCACTTTATACGGGGGGAACAGCATTGGGTAATTGAAGATGCCGACTTTTTTGTTTGCTTTGCTTAAATAGTCCCAGAAAGAGTGCCCCTTAAAGTCGGAAGAAGTTGCCGGATGTAGCTTATAACCCTCGTCCTTTCTGTTCAGGAAGTCAATTACCCCTGTTTTCCCGGGAGTTTTCCCCGTTGCCAATGAAAGCCAGGCTCCACCGGTTACCGGAGGGATAGTTGATTCCAGAACTCCGTAACTTCCGTTTCTGAGCAATTCTTCAAGCGTTGGAAGTTTCTTCTGATTTATTAAAGGAATTAAGATGTCCCACGTTGCTCCGTCGAGGCCGATGATCAGTAGCTTTTGAGAATCGACCATAACACACCTCCTCTTAAGTCTGACAGAGAATAATGCTTTTAAATTTTTGGGAATTTTAATTTTTCAGGGGGCGTAATTTTGTGTTTCTCCGTGTCTCAATCATAATCCTCAACCGGAACAGCTGGAAGGATACAATAAAAATATTCGGGGCAACCTTTTATAGACCAACAAACTCTCCTTGCCGTAATTTTACATTCCACATTAAGAGAATGGTAGTAGGCACAAGTTCCAGATTGATCGTCACGTATATAACTCCCACACAGACTCAGAATGGTAACTCTGCCATCAATTTGATGGTCGATCTGCAATCGAGTTGTCGCCTTCGAAGCACCAACATTTTTAAAACATAAAAGACAATAAGTTTACTGATGACAGAAATCGTCAGAAGACTGGAGTTGCTTGAAAGAGAGATCCGGGATCTGAAGAGTCTGATATTCTCAAAGGAGGATCCAGCCCTTGAGAAAAAGCTCGTGTCTCTCAGAGGGATGGGAAAACCTCTGGCTGAGGACGACGAAATAGAAAACGCAATAGAGGAGGCAAAGAAATCAATTTTCCCGAAGATCGAGGATGATTTACGTAACTGACACCCATCCACTTGTCTGGTATCTGATGGACAGGCTGCCGGAAAACGCAGACCGCATTTTCACATCTGCGGAAAAAGGAGACGCCATAATCTACATCCCCACAATTGTGCTTGCGGAGTGCATGTATCTTGCGGAAAGTGGAAGGATAGAAATTGATTTCGAAGACCTGCTCGGCAGGCTGGAAGTGGGCAGAAACTTCGTTCCAGTATCCTTCAACTTTAAGGTTCTGAAACTCCTCCCCGAAGTAAAGCTGAAAGAACTTCACGACAGGATAATCGTCGCAACCGCGAGGATTCTCGATGCCAAACTCATCACAAAAGATGAAGAAATCAGAGAATCGGGAATGGTCGAAACCGTGTGGTGACGCCACGATGAAGAAATTCCCGAGAGTCTCCATCATCATCCTCAACTGGAACGGCTGGAAGGACACAATAGAATGCTTGGAGTCGCTTTATCAGATTACGTATCCAAACTATGATGTCATTGTCGTAGATAACGGTTCTGAAGATGACTCAGTTCAGAAAATAAAGGAATACTGTGAGAGTAGGATGGAAGTGAACTCTAAATTCTTTGAATACAATCCAAAAAACAAGCCCATAAAAGTGTTCGAGATATCAGAAGATAAGGCAAGAAAGGGAAAATTTAACCGACCACTTTATGAGAAGTTCGACGTTGATAGGCGACTGATCCTTATTGAAAATAAAGAAAATTATGGTTTCGCCAAGGGAAATAATGTGGGCATAAAGTTTGCTTTGAGTGTTTTGAATCCTGATTACGTTTTGCTTTTGAACAACGATACTGTGGTTGATAAAAACTTCCTAAATGAACTCGTGAAAGTTGCTGAAAGCGATAAGAGCATAGGTATTATAGGTCCCAAAGTATATTATTACGATTTCGATGGTAAATCAAACGTTGTGCATTCAAGAGGGGGCAAAGTTTTGCCAAAACTTGGATTAGCACCGCCAATAGGGAATTCTGAAGTAGACACAAACTATGCCGTATGCCCCCCATATGATGTGGATTATGTTGAGGGTTCTTGCTTACTGGCAAAATCTAAGATCATTAAGAACATAGGATTGTTAAACGAAACATTGTTTTCGTATTGGGAAGAAGTAGATTTTTGTCTGAAAGCGATAGAAAGTAAACATAGAGTAGTGTGTACAACATCGTCAAAAATATGGCACAAAGTATCTTCGTCAATTGGAAAAACACATCCCATTAAGCTGTACTACATGGCAAGAAACAAACACATAATTATTAAAAATCATTATAATGTACTAAATCTTTCAATTTTGATAATATATTCAAGTATAGATGCTCTAATTTCGGTGATAGTCTACTGGATAAAATATAATTGCAAGCGATGTGTGATCAGTCTACTAATGGGGCACATAGAGGGAATCATGAATAATATTCATACACTTAAAAATCAGAGAACTCCCATACTCTCTTCAATTCTTAAATAAATAGTTTTTCCAACACTCTCCCAATCAAATTCTTTTTCAGCCAGCTTCCTCGATCTATACCCCATTTTAGCCAATTTGGATTTCGGAAGAGAATGCAGATATTCTATCCCTCTAACCAAATTTTCAGGACTGTTATCAGCTACCACAATTCCTGAACCATAATTTCTAACAAAATCAGCAGCATCTCCGACCTCAGTAGCCAATACTGGCCTTCCAGCGGCTGAATATTCTGCAAACTTAGTTGGCGCCGCCACTTCTGCAGCAGGATGATGAGGTCTTGGAAGTACCAAAACATCGCATAGCCTATAGTACTTAAAGATTTCACTCTGGCTAATTTTTGGAAGATATATTATGGATCCCTTCTCATCTCTTACTGGCCGCTTGATTTGAAGACCTCCAATTACAAACCCAATTTCATCCGATTTCACAATTCGAGCAGCTTTAATAAAATTTTCAACACCCTGCCATTTTTGAAAACCACCAAAATACCCAAAAAGGAACTTATCCTCAATTCCCAAATTTTCTTTAAGTTCCCACAATTCAGTGCTAGAAATACTCCCTAAATCAAAATTCGAGAAGTCAACACCGTTTGTTGCGTAAACTATCCGCTCAGGCTCCATACCATACCTACCAACAAGCATGTTTTTCATCTTATATGAGACTGACACGGCCAAATCAGTCAATTTTACTGATTTAGATTCGAGTGTCTTTACTACACAATATTTGAGATAATTTACCACATTGGCGAGATCGTGAATCAATGGGAACTCAAATTCTGCGATGCCATGAAAGTCGGTAACAATAAGAGAGCTCCTTCCCGGAGTCCTAAGAATAGGGGCCAAAATACCACCAGAAACAGATAAATTCGCATATACGATATCATAATCCCTTTTGGCCAATTCGCAAACCATAGAATGATCGTAAAACCAATCAATACCTACATCATTCTCGGGAATGTTTTCCCTCAAACGCAGGTTTAGCACTTGATTAATGCTGGAAACAAAGGCAACAATATCTACGTCAGCTCCACACCTATTCAACTGATTTGCAATGTTGAAAATCCGGTTCCACATGGCGTTGTACTCCAATTGTCCTAAGTTCCAAAGA is a window of Geoglobus acetivorans DNA encoding:
- a CDS encoding PIN domain-containing protein, which produces MIYVTDTHPLVWYLMDRLPENADRIFTSAEKGDAIIYIPTIVLAECMYLAESGRIEIDFEDLLGRLEVGRNFVPVSFNFKVLKLLPEVKLKELHDRIIVATARILDAKLITKDEEIRESGMVETVW
- a CDS encoding glycosyltransferase, whose protein sequence is MTLIEQQIEWRVNMRILSVVYLWNLGQLEYNAMWNRIFNIANQLNRCGADVDIVAFVSSINQVLNLRLRENIPENDVGIDWFYDHSMVCELAKRDYDIVYANLSVSGGILAPILRTPGRSSLIVTDFHGIAEFEFPLIHDLANVVNYLKYCVVKTLESKSVKLTDLAVSVSYKMKNMLVGRYGMEPERIVYATNGVDFSNFDLGSISSTELWELKENLGIEDKFLFGYFGGFQKWQGVENFIKAARIVKSDEIGFVIGGLQIKRPVRDEKGSIIYLPKISQSEIFKYYRLCDVLVLPRPHHPAAEVAAPTKFAEYSAAGRPVLATEVGDAADFVRNYGSGIVVADNSPENLVRGIEYLHSLPKSKLAKMGYRSRKLAEKEFDWESVGKTIYLRIEESMGVL
- a CDS encoding glycosyltransferase; translation: MKKFPRVSIIILNWNGWKDTIECLESLYQITYPNYDVIVVDNGSEDDSVQKIKEYCESRMEVNSKFFEYNPKNKPIKVFEISEDKARKGKFNRPLYEKFDVDRRLILIENKENYGFAKGNNVGIKFALSVLNPDYVLLLNNDTVVDKNFLNELVKVAESDKSIGIIGPKVYYYDFDGKSNVVHSRGGKVLPKLGLAPPIGNSEVDTNYAVCPPYDVDYVEGSCLLAKSKIIKNIGLLNETLFSYWEEVDFCLKAIESKHRVVCTTSSKIWHKVSSSIGKTHPIKLYYMARNKHIIIKNHYNVLNLSILIIYSSIDALISVIVYWIKYNCKRCVISLLMGHIEGIMNNIHTLKNQRTPILSSILK
- a CDS encoding alkaline phosphatase family protein — its product is MVDSQKLLIIGLDGATWDILIPLINQKKLPTLEELLRNGSYGVLESTIPPVTGGAWLSLATGKTPGKTGVIDFLNRKDEGYKLHPATSSDFKGHSFWDYLSKANKKVGIFNYPMLFPPYKVNGFMISGLGSSPDDEVSYPQSLKKELEKIESPYEIYVDYHNKKYENLDLFIYDLNEFLSKFEKWVQYLVENEEWDLLFLVFSVTDWMQHIIWRHIDENHPMFDPETSPRYKDEFVKFWQRIDRILGNILNMLSEDTIVFLASDHGFGPNDQTFNLAKWLVSKGYMVRIRDVKKFIKKYAYKIATIVAKTPVRRLFSAETRKSVGDALKTSIVDEIDIEKSKAFCLRHTIPFGAIYINANSEKERDEIKARLIHDLKNLSKDIGKEVEVQIYEPKRLYSGEKVNLLPDIIFTINDWRCVIIEDNFDRPLFEEKPFSTRHTGAHRLNGIFLAYGLGIKKGHKIERAKIYDIAPTILHIFGLPIPNDMDGRVLMEIFEEDSELAKREPKYINPSYYERKQEDEKLKKAIKSLKLKGRI